The genomic interval CTGGCGTCCTACAACTGGTTGAGAGAGCTGTCCGCCGTCGAGGCCACACCGGGCCGGTTCGCTGACAAGTTGACGGCAGCGGGTCTCGTGGTCGACGCGGCGTCGGAGTGCGGCCGTGACCTGTCTCGTGTGGTGGTGGCCGAGGTGCGGGGGATTCGCCCGCACCCGTCGCGAGCGAAGCTCACGGTGGTGACCGTCTACAACGGCGACGCAGAGCGCGACGTGGTCTGCGGAGCGCCCAACGTGCCCTCGCCGGGCCGTCTCGTGGTGCTGGCAGACATCGGCGCCAGGCTGCCATCCGGTGCCGAGATCTCGGCGCGGCGTCTCGGGGGCATCGCTTCCCAGGGAATGCTGTGCAGCGAAGCCGAGCTCGGCGTGGGCCCAGAGGAAAGCGGGATCCTCGTGCTCGAAGCCGCCGAGGGGCTACGACCGGGCGCGGCGTTCGCCGATGCCCTGCGGCTGCGAGACACCGTGTTCGATATCGAGGTCACACCCAACCGCCCTGACTGTCTTGGCCACGTCGGGCTAGCTCGCGAGCTGTGCGCGCTGTTCGCCCGCCCGTTCGAGCTGCCGCGCGCAGCCCCTGCCGCGCGCTGGACGTCTGCCGCGCCGCTACCGTCCCGCCAGGGGCTGGCCGCCATCGACCTGCGGGATCACTGTGGGTCACCTGTTTCGACCGTGACGGCTGGACACCTTGTCGTCCCGCCGCTGGACATCCGCATAATCGACAGCGAGGGCTGCCCACGCTACGGCGCCGCTTTGGTCCTGGGTCTAACGATCGGCCCATCGCCTTTCGCACTGCGCTATCGATTGCACAGCCTGGGCCTGCGTCCAATCAGCAACGTGGTGGATGCGACCAACGAGATTCTGCTCAAGTGGGGCCACCCCATTCATGCGTTTGATCTCGACCGAGTTCGCGGGGTGCGGATCGTCGTACGCCGGGCAGGTGAGGCCGAGCGCATGGCGACGCTCGACGGTCACGAGCGAACGCTGAGCTGCGAAGACCTGCTCATTTGCGATGGCGAGGGTCCGGTAGCCATCGCGGGCGTCATGGGCGGGCGTGACTCCGAGGTTGGCGTAGATACCACGGGCGTCTTGATCGAGTGCGCCTACTTCGAGCCTCGGTCGGTGCGACGCACGTCGCGCCGCCTCGGCCTTCAGACCGATTCCAGCTATCGCTTCGAGCGCGGGGTCGATCCCCACGCCGTTGCAGCGGTGCTTGCCGATGCCGCGTGCCGGATCGCTGCGCTCACGGGTGGAGCCGTGGTTCCCGAGGCTCTGGACGCCTATCCCCGACGCCTGCCAGCCCGAGCGATCAGCCTGCGCCCGGCGCGGCTTGACAGTCAGCTCGGCGTGGCCGTGGACCCAAGCGAGGTAGCCCTTGTGCTGCAGCGCTTGGGGTGCGTGGTGGATGCGGCGGACGCTGCCTGGCGCGTGACTGCGCCCGCGTTTCGCCCCGACTTGCAGCGCGAGGCGGATCTGGTCGAGGAGGTGGCGAGGGTACGGGGTTACGATTCGATTCCGGTGCAGCAGCCGCGAGTCTGTCCCTCGGGGGAGGGTACATCGGAGGCAATCAGGTTCGAACGCAGATTGCGCGAGTCTGCGGCCGCAGCAGGTTTCGATGAGGCCGTCAACTACGTGTTCGTGTCGGCGCAGGAGCTGGAAGCGTCACGCGTCTCCACGCGCGCCGTTCGCCTGGCCAACCCTCTGTCGGAGCAACGACCGCTGCTGCGCACCTCGTTGCTTCCTGGGCTGTTGAACAACGTGAAGCACGCTCAGCACCACCAGGTCAAGGGTCTGGCTCTGTTTGAGCTGGCGCGCGTTTTCGATGCCATGCCCGGCGGCAAGCTGCCCCGCGAGCGGCAGGAACTGGCGCTCCTGGTTGCCGGGCCGCGGTCAACGTGGTTCAACGACGCCGAAGCAAGCGACTTCTACGATCTAAAGGGTCGGCTGCAGGCTGTGCTACGGCCCG from Pseudomonadota bacterium carries:
- the pheT gene encoding phenylalanine--tRNA ligase subunit beta, translated to MLASYNWLRELSAVEATPGRFADKLTAAGLVVDAASECGRDLSRVVVAEVRGIRPHPSRAKLTVVTVYNGDAERDVVCGAPNVPSPGRLVVLADIGARLPSGAEISARRLGGIASQGMLCSEAELGVGPEESGILVLEAAEGLRPGAAFADALRLRDTVFDIEVTPNRPDCLGHVGLARELCALFARPFELPRAAPAARWTSAAPLPSRQGLAAIDLRDHCGSPVSTVTAGHLVVPPLDIRIIDSEGCPRYGAALVLGLTIGPSPFALRYRLHSLGLRPISNVVDATNEILLKWGHPIHAFDLDRVRGVRIVVRRAGEAERMATLDGHERTLSCEDLLICDGEGPVAIAGVMGGRDSEVGVDTTGVLIECAYFEPRSVRRTSRRLGLQTDSSYRFERGVDPHAVAAVLADAACRIAALTGGAVVPEALDAYPRRLPARAISLRPARLDSQLGVAVDPSEVALVLQRLGCVVDAADAAWRVTAPAFRPDLQREADLVEEVARVRGYDSIPVQQPRVCPSGEGTSEAIRFERRLRESAAAAGFDEAVNYVFVSAQELEASRVSTRAVRLANPLSEQRPLLRTSLLPGLLNNVKHAQHHQVKGLALFELARVFDAMPGGKLPRERQELALLVAGPRSTWFNDAEASDFYDLKGRLQAVLRPVIAGQPQTELDDSLEARASYLHPRRRARVVLGGSEIGVAGELHPDVTGSFEVEGRVLYAGLDVAALHAARRRLPLPRAKPLPRFPSVSRDIAVVVQEDLAVGDVRGVLKQAAGELAEDVVLFDIYRGVPVPEGHKSLAFHVVYRSPTSTLTDRVVEPLHNKLVRTAERRFGARLR